One part of the Bdellovibrio bacteriovorus genome encodes these proteins:
- a CDS encoding baeRF3 domain-containing protein, which yields MLEKLTHDDLLMLTSVNEGPCISIYIPGMPDKTLLLEYETLVRRAAHLLSLDAKNGEKKDLLDSLYSFNPAEHLQRSDFGMAIFVNKHWKGFYVAAHTVPSKVVVAESFHLKPLLEDLQGESSYHILTLTPQEAVLLHCDGGSGTEIHNFLFHQGQHSNSIHWKHLDETETSQIPHLKSHMRGRGLDDNQCKKKSGVKLFLRWIEAKISREPGYKQVPLFVFAGENLFQTYKEVTLHPSAVFFKIDPSKTTPRMESLIHQAQVHVKKELAQQRNLSAYELEKMNHQKKVIDDLVKISRAAINGNVRTLFLQNNSEIWGELHRKSGQITFHEKQTNAKDDDILDDIACEVIRHGGEVVVLSKEDMPSRSPAAAILNS from the coding sequence ATGCTAGAAAAACTCACCCACGATGATTTATTGATGCTGACCTCTGTGAATGAAGGTCCGTGTATTTCGATTTACATCCCGGGCATGCCTGATAAGACTCTGCTTTTAGAGTACGAGACCCTGGTACGACGAGCGGCTCATTTGTTGTCGTTGGATGCAAAAAATGGTGAAAAGAAAGACCTGCTGGATTCACTGTATTCTTTCAATCCGGCAGAACATCTGCAGCGCTCTGATTTTGGTATGGCCATCTTTGTGAATAAACACTGGAAGGGTTTCTACGTGGCAGCTCACACGGTCCCGTCCAAAGTGGTGGTGGCCGAAAGCTTTCACCTGAAACCGCTGCTGGAGGACCTGCAAGGTGAAAGCAGCTATCACATCCTGACGTTGACTCCGCAAGAGGCGGTGCTGCTTCACTGTGACGGCGGTAGTGGCACGGAAATTCACAACTTCCTGTTTCATCAGGGACAGCACAGCAACAGCATTCACTGGAAACATCTGGATGAAACCGAAACGTCCCAGATCCCACACCTGAAAAGCCATATGCGCGGGCGCGGCCTGGACGACAATCAGTGCAAAAAGAAATCCGGCGTAAAATTATTCCTGCGATGGATTGAAGCCAAGATCAGCCGAGAGCCGGGATACAAACAAGTTCCGCTGTTTGTATTTGCCGGCGAAAATCTGTTTCAAACCTATAAGGAAGTCACCCTGCACCCCAGTGCGGTGTTCTTTAAAATAGACCCTTCCAAGACCACCCCCCGCATGGAATCCCTGATCCATCAGGCGCAGGTGCATGTCAAAAAGGAACTGGCCCAGCAGCGCAATCTGTCCGCCTATGAGCTGGAAAAGATGAATCATCAAAAGAAGGTCATCGATGATCTGGTGAAGATCAGCCGGGCCGCCATCAATGGTAACGTGCGCACGCTGTTCTTACAGAACAACAGCGAAATCTGGGGCGAATTGCACCGCAAGAGCGGCCAGATCACCTTCCACGAAAAACAAACCAATGCCAAGGATGACGACATTCTGGATGATATCGCCTGCGAGGTGATCCGCCACGGCGGCGAGGTCGTGGTGCTGTCCAAAGAGGATATGCCCAGCAGATCCCCGGCCGCAGCTATTTTAAATTCTTAA